The following are from one region of the Heliangelus exortis chromosome 2, bHelExo1.hap1, whole genome shotgun sequence genome:
- the CSPG5 gene encoding chondroitin sulfate proteoglycan 5 isoform X2 yields the protein MAPRPRAPLAPLALALLLAIGALASEWPPQNASEAEGWEESSPPRRDPPGRDPPGGPSNGTGPGATTVGEEPPAGPQLEPPGGGTAATTDPAAGPEGCAGCLGEGDPSALPPSPGPAGDGQAAVTWPGDGGTVALGSPEEPGSGERPTRTSLPSPGGPGGLTAAPPSPPAPPSPTDSAETAGGSAAPLTPVLGHPGPDSGGPPEFWGAASSPAPAQGARGRTDLTWLEEAGTITPDPAELPTDRAASEIIDVDYYDLFEGGEGLGGFPGGRRGGQAGGEGRRREPEGAATPWGLHDLYDDFTSFDEADFYPTTSFYAEGDEEGDEMEEEEEEEDEEEEEDGGLEDENGYRPPASPLPGLQPAPRDPGPTDRREMAPAQPPSPTARARPENGSECPSGYVRHNSSCRSLCDLVPSYCHNGGQCYLVESHGAFCRCNTQDYTWHKGTRCEAIVTDFQVMCVAVGSAALVVLLLFMLTVFFAKKLYLLKTENSKLRKTKYRTPSELHNDNFSLSTIAEGSHPNREAKGCAERAGAGGGP from the exons CGTCCGAGTGGCCCCCCCAGAACGCCAGCGAGgccgagggctgggaggagagcagcCCCCCACGGCGGGACCCGCCCGGCAGAGACCCCCCGGGGGGGCCCAGCAACGGCACCGGCCCCGGGGCGACCACGGTGGGCGAGGAGCCCCCTGCGGGTCCCCAGTTAGAGCCCCCCGGGGGGGGCACGGCCGCCACCACGGACCCAGCGGCGGGGCCGGAGGGGTGCGCGGGGTGCCTGGGGGAGGGGGACCCCAGCGCTttgccccccagccccggcccgGCGGGGGACGGCCAAGCGGCGGTGACCTGGCCCGGGGACGGGGGGACGGTGGCTCTCGGTAGCCCCGAGGAGCCGGGGAGCGGCGAGAGGCCCACACGaacctccctgcccagcccggggggtcccggggggctGACGGCCGCCCCGCCGagcccccccgccccgccgtcGCCCACCGACTCCGCCGAGACGGCCGGGGGCTCCGCAGCCCCGCTGACCCCCGTCTTGGGCCACCCCGGCCCCGACTCGGGGGGTCCCCCGGAGTTCTGGGGGGCCGCATCCAGCCCGGCCCCGGCGCAGGGGGCTCGGGGCCGAACCGACCTGACCTGGCTGGAGGAAGCCGGTACCATCACCCCGGACCCGGCCGAGCTGCCCACCGACCGGGCGGCCTCGGAGATCATCGACGTGGATTACTACGATTTGTTcgaggggggagaggggctggggggcttcCCCGGGGGCAGGCGGGGGGGGCAGGCGGGGGGCGaggggcggcggcgggagccCGAGGGGGCGGCCACGCCGTGGGGGCTCCACGACCTCTACGACGACTTCACCTCCTTCGACGAAGCCGATTTCTaccccaccacctccttctACGCCGAGGGCGACGAGGAGGGGGAcgagatggaggaggaggaggaggaggaggatgaggaggaagaggaagatggCGGGCTAGAGGACGAGAACGGCTACCGGCCCCCCGCCTCCCCCCTGCCCGGCCTCCAGCCGGCCCCGCGGGACCCCGGCCCCACCGATCGCCGGGAGATGGCCCCAGcgcagccccccagccccacggcCCGGGCCCGGCCCGAGAACGGCAGCGAATGCCCCAGCGGGTACGTGAGGCACAACAGCTCCTGCCGCTCCCTCTGCGACCTCGTCCCCAGCTACTGCCACAACGGCGGCCAGTGCTACCTGGTGGAGAGCCACGGGGCCTTCTGCCG GTGCAACACGCAGGACTACACGTGGCACAAGGGGACACGCTGCGAGGCCATTGTCACCGACTTCCAGGTGATGTGTGTGGCCGTGGGCTCAGCTGCCctggtggtgctgctgctcttcatgcTCACTGTCTTCTTTGCCAAGAAGCTCTACCTGCTCAAGACAGAGAACAGCAAACTGCGCAAGACCAA ATACCGCACCCCCTCTGAGCTGCACAATGACAACTTCTCCCTCTCCACCATCGCCGAGGGCTCCCACCCAAAC agagaagcaaagggctgtgctgagcgagctggagctggaggaggaccTTAG